The Streptomyces sp. NBC_00459 DNA segment AACAACTGCGTCGAGGTCGCCGACACCACCACCGGCGGCCGAGCCGTGCGCGACAGCAAGAACCAGGCCGACGGCCCACTGCTCACCTTCGCCCCGGGCGGCTGGCAGGCCTTCCTGGTCGGCGCCAAGGCCGACGACTTCGGCCGATCCACGCGAGGCTAGCGCCGTGAACAGCGGGTTCTCGACGCCCGCCTGGATGCGCTGAGGCCCTCCAGGTTAGCCCGCTCGACAGAAAGAGCCCTGCCGCATGTCGTCCGAACCCGGGAGTCCGCAGGGCCCCGAGTGGCAGACCGTCTGCCGTGTCTGTGGGTACGACGACGGTGTGGAGCCCTTCTGGGAGCAGGGCTGGCCCAACGAGGGTGCCATCTGCCCGTGCTGCGGCAACGAGCCCGATGTAAGCGACGTCAGCGTCACGGGGCTCCGCACCTATCGCGGTTACTGGCTCGGCCAGGGCGCCCCATGGTTCTCACCGGGTTCCCGGCCGAAGGACTGGGACCTGCTGGAGCAGGTGACCCGCATTCCGGCCGAGTGGCGCTGACCGCCCAGCCGGAAGCCGGAATGCGGGGCCGGTCTGCTGAGCCAACGGAACCGAGCGTCCGGGGCCTCGAAACGAACGGCACCCGGAAGAACCCGCACACCTCCACATGCGCTCACCGCCCACCCGTGATCGGATGCTGTCGTGGACCGGCAGCGGGCCGGCGACGAGAGCGCGGGCGAGGGTAAGGGCGAGAGCGAGGACCTGGGCGTGGAAGCGCCTGAGGGTGGTCCGGGGTTCTGGCACGTCTGGTCGGCGCGGGTGCGTGAGCTGCTGGGGCAGATCCTCGACGGGACGCCCGCCGCCATCGCCGTCCTCGACACCGAGCTGCGCTTCCGGTACGTCAACGCCACCCTCGCGCACATGAACGGCGTACCGGCCAAGGAACACATCGGGCGTACCGTCGCCGAGGTCGTTCCGGGCGTCGATCCCCGCGAGGACGTGCTGCGGGCCGTCATCGCCGACGGCATCCCGCGCGAGACGATCTCCAGCGGTCACACCCAGGCCGACTCCCCCCTGGAACGCCGCTACTGGCACGGCGCCTACCACCGGCTGAAGCAGGACGGCCGGACCCTGGGCATCGTCGGCATCGTGCTGGAGATCTCGGCCGCCCGGCAGGAGCAGCGCGAGCTGGAGCGGGCCCGTGAGCGCCTCGCCCTGCTCGACGAGGCCGCCACCCGTGTCGGTACCACCCTGGACATGGACACCACCTGCCAGGAGCTGGCCGAGTTCCTGGTGGCGAAGCTCGCCGACGCCGCCACCGTGAAGGTCCTCCCCGAGCACGGCACCAGTCGGACGCCCCGCGACGGATCGCTTCGGCTGCGCCGGGCGGCGCTGGCCGCTGTGCCCGAGCTGGAAGTGGTGATGCGGCCCCTGGGGCGGCCCGGCGAGTACGTCGACCATCAGCCCGGCTCGTCCGTCGTCCGCTGTCTGGAGGCCGGACGGCCGGTGATCGACAACCTGATGGACGAGCAGGACATCGGCCGCGCCGCCGCCCACACCGGCAACGTCGGCGCCTACCTGGCCGCCGGTATCCACTCCGCCCTGATCGTGCCGCTGACGGCCCGCGGCCACGACGTGGGCACCGTCACCATGGTCCGGGCGGGCGACTCGCCCCTGTTCGACGAGACCGACGCCGTGATCGCCCAGGACCTGGCCGGCCGGGCCGCCATCAGCCTCGACAACGCCCTCCGGTACACCGCCGAGCACAACGCCGTCGTCCAGTTGCAGCGCGCCCTGCTGGCCGAGCCGGGCCGGCCGCACCCGGACATCGATGTCGCCTACCGCTACCGGCCCGCCGGGCGGGGTGTGCTCGTCGGCGGGGACTGGTACGAGACCGTCGCCCTCGACGACGGACGTACGCTGCTGGCCCTCGGTGACGTGATGGGCCACGGTCTGGAGGCCGCCGTAGCGATGAGCCGCTACCAGGCCATGCTGCGCGTGGTCGCCGCCCGTGAACCCGGCCCCGACCGCATCCTGCTCGAACTCGACCACCTGCTGCACA contains these protein-coding regions:
- a CDS encoding DUF397 domain-containing protein produces the protein MTEVVGPFRKSSFSGAENNCVEVADTTTGGRAVRDSKNQADGPLLTFAPGGWQAFLVGAKADDFGRSTRG
- a CDS encoding SpoIIE family protein phosphatase, which gives rise to MDRQRAGDESAGEGKGESEDLGVEAPEGGPGFWHVWSARVRELLGQILDGTPAAIAVLDTELRFRYVNATLAHMNGVPAKEHIGRTVAEVVPGVDPREDVLRAVIADGIPRETISSGHTQADSPLERRYWHGAYHRLKQDGRTLGIVGIVLEISAARQEQRELERARERLALLDEAATRVGTTLDMDTTCQELAEFLVAKLADAATVKVLPEHGTSRTPRDGSLRLRRAALAAVPELEVVMRPLGRPGEYVDHQPGSSVVRCLEAGRPVIDNLMDEQDIGRAAAHTGNVGAYLAAGIHSALIVPLTARGHDVGTVTMVRAGDSPLFDETDAVIAQDLAGRAAISLDNALRYTAEHNAVVQLQRALLAEPGRPHPDIDVAYRYRPAGRGVLVGGDWYETVALDDGRTLLALGDVMGHGLEAAVAMSRYQAMLRVVAAREPGPDRILLELDHLLHTTAADRPATCVIAIADPGRGICTYASAGHLPPVVFRPDGRATLLPVPPGPPLGTGHSRYVSFTAPCEPGHTLLLYTDGLIERRHEDIDASLRRLTRIRGCPAPEDLLDLVLDRVAPADPEDDIALVAARYNGGGS